The Streptococcus downei MFe28 DNA window GGTTGAAGTCGCAACTCCTGAGCCTCTGGCATAAGCCTTACCTCCTTACTAAGATTGATACGAATGGGGCAGACCCAATTCTAATCGCTAAACGATGACTGCCTCTATCCTAATAAACTTCCTTGGAAAATAGGCAATAGTAGACTCACCAACTAGTTGACAGGACTGTCAACTAGGCTTGGTCGATTTTCAACTTAATTTGTCCTTCAACTTCCTTGTGAAGTTTGACTGGAACTTCAATTAAACCGATAGCGCGGATAGGGTGGTCCAATTCAATGGACCGTTTATCAACCTTGATAGCAAATTGTTTTTGGAGCTCTTCGGCAATTTTCTTGGCAGTAATGGAACCAAAAGTTCGACCATCTGGACCAACCTTTTCGCTGAATTGAACACGGGTTTCTTCCTTATCCAACTGAGCCTTGAGGGTCTTGGCTTCTGCTAGAAGTTCAGCTGCTGCCTTAGCTTCTGATTTTTGTTTGCCCTTAAGCTCGTTGATGGCCTGGCTAGTAGCTTCCTTGGCTAGCTTCTTTTTAAGCAGGAAATTTTGGGCATAACCTGTTGGTACTTCCTTAACTTCGCCCTTTTTCCCCTTACCTTTGACATCTGCTAGAAAAATAACTTTCATCTTAGTTTTCCTCCTCAAGAATGCGGTCTATAATCGTTGTTAATTCGGTGTAAGCCTGCTTGACAGTCTTGTCATCTAATTGACAGGCTGCTAAATTGAAGTGACCTCCGCCACCCATTTCTTCCATAATGCGTTGAACGTTGATTTTATCACGACTACGGGCTGAAATTGCTGTCTGACCAACATGGTTTTTGCTAATCACAAAGCTGGCTTCGACATGGGCCATTGACAGGAGAGTGTCAGCAGCTTTACTAGCGATGATATTGCTGTAAGCCAGGTCCTCAGATCCACAGGCAATTATCATATCGCCACCATAGGACTGACCGGTCAAAATCAGCTCATTGACTTGACGATAATCCTCAAAGTCCGTTGCTGAAATTTCTTGAATTTCTGTACTATCGCTACCCATGGTTCGCAGATAGCTGGCCACATCAAAGGTCCGATTAGTGACCCTAGCCGAGAAGTTCTTGGTGTCCAGCATAATACCAGCCATAAGCAGGCTAGCCTGGATCTTGGACAGGGGCTCATGACCGTTTTGGAATTGGAGCAACTCAGTGACTAATTCACTAGCCGAGCTGGCTCCACTTTCAATGAAGGTCAAAATAGCCTTGTCTGGGAAATCTTCATCACGGCGGTGGTGGTCAACGACAATAACCTCTGTAAACCTATCGTAAAGCTCTCTTGACAAGGTGAGAGACAACTTGGAGTGATCGACCATAATCAAAAGGTCGTTGTCGCTGGCTTGAGCCAGAGCTTGCTCAACCGTCACCAGTCTCGTCTTGTCCTCGTCTTGTAAACGTTTAACAGCCCGAGCAATATCGGTATTCATCTCCTGGTCATCATAAACAGCATAACTGCTTTCCAGAATATTTGCCGCAAAATGCTGCATACCGACCGCTGCTCCCAGAGCATCCATATCTAGGCGAGAGTGGCCGACAACAAAGACCTGCTCCGCACTTTTAATGCGGTCAGAGATAGCCGTCATCATGGCTCTAGTTCTAGTTCTAGAACGTTTGACGGTCGAAGCCGTTCCACCGCCAAAATAGAGGGCTTTCTTATGCTCATCTGTTTCCTTAATAACCGCCTGGTCACCACCCCGCATAAGGGCGATATTGAGATTCTGCAAGGCAGCCTGACCAATCTGCTGATGGTTATCTTCCCCAAAGGAAATTCCCATACTGAGGGTCAGAGGCAAGTCTAAATCCTTGGCTTCATTGCGGAAGTTTTCCAGAACTGTAAACTTATCGTCAATCAGACTGGCCAAAACCTTGTAGTCACTAAAGAAATAGAAGCGATCC harbors:
- the rplI gene encoding 50S ribosomal protein L9, with translation MKVIFLADVKGKGKKGEVKEVPTGYAQNFLLKKKLAKEATSQAINELKGKQKSEAKAAAELLAEAKTLKAQLDKEETRVQFSEKVGPDGRTFGSITAKKIAEELQKQFAIKVDKRSIELDHPIRAIGLIEVPVKLHKEVEGQIKLKIDQA
- a CDS encoding DHH family phosphoesterase; amino-acid sequence: MRKIRLETIHLVMIGLIFFGILAICVRTMSSQTALLLAIFIVLVAMVGLLYYQKQAYELSELEQIERLNDQTELSLKSLLDKMPVGVVQFDPETDDIGWFNPYAELIFTNDQGEFNVDLLRTTIQEQKAGSANHRIQVNDHTYVVNIDLAAGLFYFFDSLGTDSSFDSSLKRPVIGVISVDNYDDITTDLADTDVAQINGFIANFISEFAGQHQIYYRRVSMDRFYFFSDYKVLASLIDDKFTVLENFRNEAKDLDLPLTLSMGISFGEDNHQQIGQAALQNLNIALMRGGDQAVIKETDEHKKALYFGGGTASTVKRSRTRTRAMMTAISDRIKSAEQVFVVGHSRLDMDALGAAVGMQHFAANILESSYAVYDDQEMNTDIARAVKRLQDEDKTRLVTVEQALAQASDNDLLIMVDHSKLSLTLSRELYDRFTEVIVVDHHRRDEDFPDKAILTFIESGASSASELVTELLQFQNGHEPLSKIQASLLMAGIMLDTKNFSARVTNRTFDVASYLRTMGSDSTEIQEISATDFEDYRQVNELILTGQSYGGDMIIACGSEDLAYSNIIASKAADTLLSMAHVEASFVISKNHVGQTAISARSRDKINVQRIMEEMGGGGHFNLAACQLDDKTVKQAYTELTTIIDRILEEEN